GCCGCTGGAAGGCGATGGCGAAGGTCTCCGCCATCAGATCCTCCGCCGCCTCGGGACCCAGCCGCCGAGCCGCGTAACGGTGCACGGCGTCGGCATGGCGGTCGTAGAGGACGGCGAACAGCTCGGGCTCGTCCCGGGACCGCTCGATCACGCGGGCGTCACTTTCCTCGCGCTCTCTCTCGCGCTCTCTCTCGCGGGTGCCGAGTCCCGGTGGTCCGACGGGCATCGGGGCTCCTCTCGTTCGTCCGAACGCCTCGAACGCTTGGGCTCGTTCGGGTCGTGCACCCGTACTTCGCCGTTCACCGGAATCGAGTTCCATTCCGCCGCCGAGGCGCACGGCACGGGGCACCGGGCGACGGCGAGGGCCCGCCCGGAACGTTCCCGGGCGGGCCCTCGTACGCGACGCGACGTCGGTGGCGGTGGGGTCAGACGACCGCGCCCCGGCCCGGATCGTCGTCGTCCTCGTCGTCGCCCTTCATCCGCATCACCAGCGTGGCGAAGCCGCCGAGGAAGCCGCCGATGCCCAGGGTGGTGAGCCACCAGGTCATCTCCCAGCCGAGCAGCACGGCGAGCAGCAGCAGGACCGGCCCGCCGACGACGCCCAGCCAGGCGAACTTGGCGGTCGCGTCGGCCTCCGGCAGCGGGGGCGGCTCGGGCGGCACGAAGTGACCCTCGTCGTCCTCGTCGTCCTCGTCGGAGTCCTCGTCGCCGGTGTCCTCGCCGACCGGGTCGGGCACGCTGTAGTCGCGCGGGCCGGCCCCGACACCGGGCGCGAACGCGACCGAGCTGCCGAGCGGCCTGGGGGCCGCGGGTCCCGCGGCGCCGTCGGACGTCTTGTCCGCGGATTCCTCCGGCTCGGCCTCCAGGAGGGCCAGGTCCTCCACGGACCTGAACGGCTTGGCACCCGGCGGGTCCGGCGGCTCCTCACCGAACCCGGCGACGATGGCCCGCCAGGCGGCGTCCTCGTCGAACGGCACGTGCTGCTCCTCGCCCGCGAGCTGCTCCTCGCCCGGCGTATCGCCGGACGAGGCGCCCCCGGCGCCTTTGGCGGGGCCGCCTGCGGAGCTGCCCGAGGAGTCGCCCCGTGAGTCACCGGGTGAGGCGCCGAGCGGCGCCCCCTGCTCCTCCGGCTCACGCTCGGAGTCGTGCTCAGCCACCAGTGGCCGTCCCTTCCCTCTGCTCCAAGGATCCCGGACCGATCCGATCCGCGGACCCCGAATCAGACTGCTGTACGGATTCCGCGTCGGACTTCTTCACACCCGCCGCGGACTCCGTCGCGCGAGGCGCATCGGATCCCGCCACCAGCCGGGTGACGAACGCGTGGCTCTCCTCGAAGATCCGGTCCGCGTCGTGGTCCAACGTCGCGACATGGTGGCTCTGTTCCAGCAGGACCTCCGTGACGTCCGTCGAGGACACCCGGCCGAGGACGCGCTCGGAGTCGACGGGCGGCACCACATGGTCCCGTGGGCTGTGCAGCAGCAGCAACGGCTGGGTGACCTGGGGCAGTTCGCCGTCGACGAGGCGCAGGAAATTACGCAGGGAGTGGGCCGCGTGCAGCGGCACATGGCTGTACCCCACCTCCTCGACGCCCTCCTTGGCGATGTCGCTGGTGATCCCCTTCGTGGTGGGGACGAAGTGCCGGAGCAGGGGAAGGGCGTGCGCGGCCGGGCCGTGCACCTTGTTCGCCGGGTTGACGACCATCACGCCGGCGACCGCGTCCCCGTGCTTCGCGGCCAGCCGCAGCGCCAGGGCGCCGCCCATGGACAGCCCCGCGACGAAGACCCGCGTACAGCGCTCACGCAGGGTCCGCAGCTCGCGGTCCACCTCCGCGTACCAGTCCTGCCAGCCCGTCGGGCGGAGGTCCTCCCAGCGGGTGCCGTGGCCCGGCAGCAGGGGCAGCGCGACGGTCAGCCCGCGTTCGGCGAGATACTCCGCCCAGGGCCGCAGAGACTGTGGTGACCCGGTGAAACCGTGGCAGAGGAGGACTCCGACCTCCCCGCCCTCGTGGTGGAACGGCTCGGCTCCAGGAAGGACCGGCACGGTTCGGTCTCCTGTTCATGAGAAGGGTGTGAATGAGTCCGGATGTGGTTCACCGTACGCGACCGCACTGACACCGACCAGGGGCTTCGCCCGACACCGGTCGGACCTGTCGGACTCTTCCTCGGGCGTCCGGGTTAAGGTCTCCTCCACGGATCACAGAGAGGCACTCGGTTGTTGTACGGCGCGATGAAGGTCGCTATCGGGGGACCGCTCAAGGTCACCTTCAGGCCCTGGGTGGAGGGCCTGGAGAACATTCCGGCCGAGGGCGCCGCGATCCTCGCGAGCAATCACCTCTCCTTCTCGGACTCGTTCTTCCTCCCCGCGGTCCTGGACCGCAAGGTCACGTTCATCGCGAAGGCCGAGTACTTCACCACCCCCGGCCTCAAGGGCAAGCTGACGGCCGCCTTCTTCAAGGGCGTCGGCCAGCTCCCGGTGGACCGTTCCGGCGCGCGCGGCGCGGGTGAGGCCGCGATCAGGAGCGGCATACAGGTCATCGAGAGCGGCGAACTCTTCGGCATCTACCCGGAGGGCACCCGCTCGCCCGACGGTCGCCTCTACCGGGGCAAGCCCGGCGGCCTCGCCCGCGTGGCCCTCGCCACCGGCGCGCCCGTCATCCCCGTCGCCATGATCGACACGGAGAAGATCCAGCCCCCGGGCAAGGTCCTGCCCAAGGTCATGCGCCCCGGCATCCGCATCGGCAAGCCCCTCGACTTCAGCCGCTACCAGGGCATGGAGCACGACCGCTTCGTCCTGCGGGCGCTGACCGACGAGGTCATGTACGAGATCATGAAGCTCTCCGGCCAGGAGTACGTCGACATGTACGCGACCGCCGCCAAGCGGCAGATCGCGGACGCGGCCAAGGCCGAGAAGGAGGCCGACAAGGCCGCCAGGGCCGCCCTCGCCAAGGCTGCGAAGGAACAGGCCGCCAGGGAGCTGAGGGAACAGGCCGAGAAGGCCCGCGCCGACAAGGACGGCACGGACAAGGACGGTACGGACAGGGAGCGCCCGGCTTCGTGACCGCCGGGTCTCCGGGTACGGTCGCGTTCCGGACGCGTATGCCGGGGGTGCCCGGTGGCGAGTCAACAGGGGGTGGGGACGTGCCGAAGCTCGAGCGGGTCATGGCGATGTCGGTGGAGCAGCCGCTGTGGCGTGCGCTCACCGGCTACCGGGTGCTGACGATGATCTACGCCGTCGGCCTCTTCGTCAGCGCGTACGACAAGTTCGAGCGCCCCTGGCTGGCCGTCGC
The DNA window shown above is from Streptomyces akebiae and carries:
- a CDS encoding alpha/beta hydrolase, producing the protein MPVLPGAEPFHHEGGEVGVLLCHGFTGSPQSLRPWAEYLAERGLTVALPLLPGHGTRWEDLRPTGWQDWYAEVDRELRTLRERCTRVFVAGLSMGGALALRLAAKHGDAVAGVMVVNPANKVHGPAAHALPLLRHFVPTTKGITSDIAKEGVEEVGYSHVPLHAAHSLRNFLRLVDGELPQVTQPLLLLHSPRDHVVPPVDSERVLGRVSSTDVTEVLLEQSHHVATLDHDADRIFEESHAFVTRLVAGSDAPRATESAAGVKKSDAESVQQSDSGSADRIGPGSLEQREGTATGG
- a CDS encoding lysophospholipid acyltransferase family protein; this translates as MKVAIGGPLKVTFRPWVEGLENIPAEGAAILASNHLSFSDSFFLPAVLDRKVTFIAKAEYFTTPGLKGKLTAAFFKGVGQLPVDRSGARGAGEAAIRSGIQVIESGELFGIYPEGTRSPDGRLYRGKPGGLARVALATGAPVIPVAMIDTEKIQPPGKVLPKVMRPGIRIGKPLDFSRYQGMEHDRFVLRALTDEVMYEIMKLSGQEYVDMYATAAKRQIADAAKAEKEADKAARAALAKAAKEQAARELREQAEKARADKDGTDKDGTDRERPAS